One Methylocapsa sp. D3K7 DNA window includes the following coding sequences:
- a CDS encoding multicopper oxidase domain-containing protein, producing MEVPASERLRQVLAAFAFLFSAGAAGAVDLQEPVTLQSKKGVLDILLVAKAATIPSLSPLNPTGWVYDICLNPHNGANDCPAVAGSPNLYGGTRLQLSQGDTLKIHLVNKLPLITDSDHAQDPDEAFLALNPTNIHTHGLIVSPHYPSKSDPTYGDNVFVLTFNSANGAPIVSPHIHGVVAFDSTDYSIKIPAHHPSGLYWFHPHAHGIALNQVTAGMAGIITIGNTKDYLCNDAGCATFSKTIGVRHIILKDTQVLADGTLKDQEDPDFCLPPNEISLAGPLGQGYCPGQDHSGDEGGNYTGGRWFFTINGQQFPNIPMTAAGGEIWRITNASASITYDLRLWNPAQQQDMIVQVLSIDGVGISPEAGLSSQAMAQIIGNKVSPLPCPGVTAASDSKSGVQPLCTKRLLMMPSTRAEIRVAYRDATGALTTPPPGAQAIFRTAGFVTGPDGDTWPAVDLGTVLFESPAAKAKAPAALSVNGGAAGLMVPRALASDLISANVAVGEDPTCKTLPKNHKRRIFFNAPTDNPDAFGLGYEELDEHNVPVPGTFMDVKSFDPMRPTVCLPLGAGNAPVTERWQLVNLAGEDHNFHMHQVRFRALSAAELDQTSLPSTISGQGVLLDSVPLTHADGICASVDDWRKGACTAHPVTVDIPFAVAGDFVYHCHILEHEDGGMMARIRVRPNTSQAAGLR from the coding sequence ATGGAAGTCCCAGCTTCGGAGCGCTTGCGTCAGGTGCTGGCTGCTTTCGCTTTCTTATTTTCCGCGGGCGCGGCGGGCGCGGTTGACCTTCAAGAGCCGGTCACGCTGCAAAGCAAGAAAGGCGTGCTCGATATTCTGCTCGTCGCCAAGGCGGCTACGATTCCGTCTCTCTCACCGTTGAACCCGACAGGCTGGGTTTATGACATTTGCCTCAATCCTCACAATGGAGCAAATGATTGCCCGGCCGTGGCCGGTTCGCCCAATCTTTATGGCGGCACCCGCTTGCAACTCTCGCAAGGCGACACGCTGAAAATTCATCTCGTGAACAAGCTGCCGCTGATCACTGACTCCGATCACGCGCAAGACCCCGACGAAGCGTTCCTGGCTCTCAATCCAACGAACATCCATACACACGGTTTGATCGTGTCGCCGCATTATCCATCAAAGTCCGATCCAACCTATGGCGACAATGTTTTCGTGCTAACGTTCAATTCGGCCAATGGTGCTCCTATTGTGAGCCCGCACATTCATGGCGTGGTTGCCTTCGATTCGACCGACTATTCCATCAAAATACCAGCGCATCATCCCTCGGGACTTTACTGGTTCCATCCCCATGCGCATGGGATCGCGCTCAATCAAGTCACGGCGGGCATGGCGGGCATTATTACCATTGGGAATACCAAAGATTATCTTTGTAACGATGCGGGCTGCGCGACTTTCTCCAAGACGATCGGGGTCCGCCATATCATCCTGAAAGACACGCAGGTTTTGGCGGATGGCACGCTCAAGGATCAAGAGGATCCCGACTTTTGCCTGCCGCCTAATGAAATCTCGCTCGCCGGCCCATTGGGGCAGGGGTATTGCCCAGGCCAGGATCATAGCGGCGATGAGGGCGGCAATTACACGGGTGGGCGCTGGTTCTTTACCATCAACGGGCAACAATTTCCCAATATCCCGATGACGGCGGCGGGCGGTGAAATCTGGCGCATCACCAATGCGTCTGCCAGTATTACATATGATCTGCGACTCTGGAATCCTGCGCAACAGCAGGACATGATCGTTCAAGTGCTTTCGATCGATGGCGTTGGCATCAGTCCCGAAGCCGGACTTTCATCGCAGGCGATGGCGCAGATCATCGGCAACAAAGTGAGTCCGCTACCCTGTCCGGGCGTCACCGCAGCATCCGACAGCAAATCCGGCGTTCAACCGCTCTGCACCAAACGCCTTCTCATGATGCCAAGCACGCGGGCGGAAATCAGAGTCGCTTATCGCGATGCCACGGGGGCCTTGACCACGCCGCCACCTGGTGCGCAAGCAATCTTTCGCACCGCTGGATTCGTCACTGGACCTGACGGCGACACTTGGCCGGCGGTCGATCTCGGCACCGTGCTGTTTGAAAGCCCGGCGGCGAAAGCCAAAGCTCCCGCCGCACTGAGCGTCAATGGCGGTGCCGCGGGTCTGATGGTGCCTCGCGCGCTTGCCTCGGACTTGATCTCCGCCAATGTCGCGGTTGGCGAGGATCCAACCTGCAAGACATTGCCGAAAAATCACAAACGCCGGATCTTTTTCAACGCGCCGACTGATAATCCGGATGCATTCGGACTGGGATATGAAGAGCTTGATGAACACAATGTCCCGGTGCCAGGCACATTCATGGATGTAAAGTCTTTCGATCCAATGCGTCCGACCGTGTGCTTGCCGTTGGGAGCAGGCAACGCGCCGGTCACGGAGCGTTGGCAACTCGTCAACCTCGCAGGCGAAGACCACAATTTCCACATGCATCAAGTCAGATTCCGCGCTTTGTCTGCCGCCGAACTCGATCAGACCAGTCTGCCGAGCACGATCTCTGGTCAGGGTGTGCTGCTTGACAGTGTGCCGCTGACACATGCTGACGGTATTTGTGCAAGTGTCGATGACTGGCGCAAAGGCGCGTGTACGGCGCATCCGGTCACGGTGGATATTCCTTTCGCGGTCGCCGGAGATTTCGTCTATCACTGCCATATTCTCGAACATGAGGACGGCGGCATGATGGCGCGCATTCGTGTCAGGCCAAACACCAGCCAAGCTGCGGGGTTGCGTTAA
- a CDS encoding sigma-54 dependent transcriptional regulator has protein sequence MASDILIVDDEADIREIVSGILSDEGHGTRTAKNSDEALNAIAARRPTLVFLDIWLQGSRLDGLQLLKIIKDQNPALPVVMISGHGNIETAVSAIKLGAYDFIEKPFKADRLVLVAERALEASRLKREVTELRTRAGRSNKIVGRSTAINQLRQVIERVGPANSRILITGAPGAGKELAARSIHDASARVNGPFITINSATIEPETMEMELFGVEAKEGRPRTVGALEESHGGTLYLDEIADMPKETQGKILRVLVEQNFLRVGGSTRVHVDVRIISSSSRDLPKLIADGAFREDLFHRLAVVPVRVPSVSEHREDIAELIAYFMEQLSITTGMPKRVIADDAMAVLQSHDWPGNIRQLRNNVERLMILASGDPEAPVTADMLPSEIGALVPSTPNGAGGEKLMSLPLRDAREVFEREYLVAQLNRFGGNISRTAEFIGMERSALHRKLKSLQVD, from the coding sequence ATGGCGAGCGATATCCTGATAGTGGACGACGAAGCCGATATTCGCGAAATTGTTTCGGGAATTTTGTCGGACGAAGGTCACGGCACGCGGACAGCCAAGAATTCCGACGAAGCGTTGAACGCTATCGCAGCAAGGCGTCCTACCCTCGTCTTCCTCGATATTTGGCTGCAAGGATCGCGGCTTGACGGTCTCCAATTGCTGAAGATCATCAAGGACCAGAATCCTGCGCTTCCAGTCGTCATGATTTCCGGTCACGGAAATATCGAGACGGCGGTTTCCGCGATCAAGCTTGGAGCCTATGATTTTATCGAAAAGCCGTTCAAGGCGGATCGTTTGGTGCTGGTCGCCGAGCGCGCACTGGAAGCCTCACGATTGAAGCGCGAAGTGACGGAGCTGCGAACGCGTGCTGGACGTAGCAACAAGATTGTCGGCCGGTCGACCGCTATCAATCAATTGCGCCAGGTGATCGAACGGGTGGGGCCAGCCAATTCACGGATCTTGATCACCGGCGCGCCGGGCGCCGGTAAGGAACTGGCGGCACGAAGCATCCATGATGCGTCAGCCCGTGTGAACGGTCCATTCATCACCATTAACTCGGCGACGATCGAGCCGGAAACAATGGAAATGGAATTGTTCGGCGTCGAAGCCAAGGAGGGACGCCCCCGTACAGTCGGTGCGCTCGAGGAATCCCATGGCGGCACGCTCTACCTCGACGAAATCGCCGACATGCCCAAGGAGACCCAGGGTAAAATTCTGCGCGTTCTGGTCGAACAGAATTTTCTCCGCGTCGGAGGTTCGACCCGCGTTCATGTCGATGTCCGTATTATCTCGTCAAGCTCGCGCGACCTTCCAAAGCTGATCGCTGACGGCGCCTTTCGCGAGGATCTTTTCCACCGCCTTGCCGTTGTGCCGGTTCGCGTCCCCTCGGTCAGCGAGCACCGCGAGGACATCGCCGAGCTTATCGCCTATTTCATGGAACAGCTTTCGATCACGACCGGCATGCCCAAGCGGGTGATCGCCGACGACGCTATGGCGGTTCTCCAATCGCATGATTGGCCCGGCAATATTAGACAGTTGCGCAACAACGTCGAGCGGCTGATGATCCTTGCCAGCGGCGATCCAGAGGCACCGGTCACCGCCGATATGCTGCCGTCCGAGATTGGTGCTCTTGTTCCTTCGACTCCAAATGGCGCTGGCGGCGAGAAATTGATGAGCTTGCCGCTGCGGGACGCGAGGGAAGTCTTCGAGCGGGAATATCTCGTCGCCCAGCTCAACCGGTTCGGCGGCAATATTTCGCGCACCGCTGAATTCATCGGCATGGAGCGCTCGGCCTTGCACCGCAAATTGAAGTCGCTGCAGGTCGATTAA
- a CDS encoding APC family permease, with protein sequence MQYILEPHKGSTEHSLRKGALGLLDSAIMAVAGSAPAYSITASTAALIAAVGLAGPAALLIAFLPMTGTTIAFSYLNLWRSDAGAAYAWVGRAIHPALGFIAGWALLSLSTIFMVAAALPAGEATLDLVAPGQLHNVLWATAIGTLWFLGVLALVTLGITATAKVQAVLTLIEVAAVILIGGLAIWHSRMAPAAAFSWDWFMPSRFGSFNSFSAGMLVAIFYFFGWDVSSNLAEETKNAKQTAGFGGIAGVLVIFALFLLAQVAIQMALTSDEIQVNAANLLPALGHVALGQPWSAIAVLTVMVSAVATLQTQLLQCTRLLFSMARDGVIGQPMGWLHPRFQTPWLAGIAVAFVSLVLFAASATVPSLNQLMSELINAIGVQVSFYYALVGIACVWYYRHLLFTSWKIFVLAGIVPLTSAFFVASVGLYELPQLGFRVSAISMGTILIGIVPLCYYRRLYKSSFYTDPPESAKITQMS encoded by the coding sequence ATGCAATACATTTTGGAGCCGCACAAAGGTTCGACGGAACATTCGTTGAGGAAGGGGGCGCTTGGTCTTCTCGATTCTGCCATCATGGCCGTCGCCGGTTCGGCACCGGCCTACTCGATCACCGCCAGCACCGCGGCACTGATCGCCGCCGTGGGCCTCGCCGGACCGGCAGCGCTACTGATCGCATTTCTCCCGATGACTGGCACCACGATAGCTTTCTCCTATCTCAATTTGTGGCGGTCGGACGCAGGAGCTGCCTACGCCTGGGTCGGACGCGCGATCCATCCCGCACTCGGATTCATCGCGGGGTGGGCGCTGCTCAGCCTTTCGACGATCTTCATGGTCGCCGCTGCGCTTCCGGCTGGCGAAGCTACGCTAGATCTTGTCGCGCCAGGTCAACTTCATAATGTCCTTTGGGCGACAGCGATCGGCACCCTCTGGTTCCTGGGCGTGCTGGCGCTCGTGACATTGGGTATCACCGCGACCGCCAAAGTCCAGGCCGTGCTGACATTGATCGAAGTGGCTGCCGTGATCCTAATCGGCGGACTTGCGATCTGGCACTCGCGCATGGCACCCGCAGCCGCCTTTTCCTGGGACTGGTTCATGCCATCCCGTTTCGGCTCCTTCAATTCCTTCTCAGCCGGAATGCTTGTCGCGATCTTCTATTTTTTCGGCTGGGACGTGTCGTCCAATCTCGCGGAAGAAACAAAAAATGCCAAACAGACGGCTGGCTTCGGCGGCATCGCCGGCGTGCTCGTGATCTTTGCCCTTTTTCTCCTCGCGCAAGTCGCCATCCAGATGGCCTTGACGTCCGATGAGATCCAGGTAAACGCCGCAAATTTGCTTCCGGCTCTCGGCCATGTGGCACTCGGCCAGCCCTGGAGCGCCATTGCGGTTCTGACAGTGATGGTGAGCGCGGTTGCGACGCTCCAAACACAGCTCCTTCAATGCACGCGGCTGTTGTTCTCGATGGCCCGCGACGGGGTGATCGGCCAGCCCATGGGCTGGCTGCATCCGCGCTTCCAGACGCCGTGGCTCGCGGGCATCGCTGTGGCGTTTGTCTCGCTTGTTCTCTTCGCTGCCTCAGCCACGGTGCCAAGCCTCAATCAATTGATGAGCGAACTCATCAATGCGATTGGTGTGCAGGTCTCATTCTACTATGCGCTGGTTGGCATTGCCTGCGTTTGGTATTATCGTCATTTGCTGTTCACGAGCTGGAAGATTTTCGTGCTGGCGGGGATTGTTCCGCTGACATCCGCGTTCTTCGTCGCCAGCGTCGGACTTTATGAACTGCCCCAACTAGGCTTTCGCGTCTCCGCGATAAGCATGGGTACGATCCTGATCGGCATTGTGCCCCTCTGCTACTATCGCCGACTCTATAAGAGCAGCTTTTACACGGACCCGCCGGAATCTGCCAAGATTACTCAAATGTCATGA
- a CDS encoding acetyl/propionyl/methylcrotonyl-CoA carboxylase subunit alpha has product MFKKILIANRGEIACRVIATARQMGIATVAVYSDADRDALHVGMADEAVRIGPPPVAESYLAIENIIAACKTAGADAVHPGYGFLSEQATFPRALAASNIAFIGPNPRAIEAMGDKIEAKKLAQNAGVTTVPGFSGVIDDAPMAAAIAKDIGYPVILKASAGGGGRGMRIVESGEGIAEGFARATSEAKSAFGDGRVFMEKFIADPRHIEIQVLGDQHGNLIHLGERDCSIQRRHQKVIEEAPSPFIDEKTRDKMGEHAIALARAVKYDSAGTVEFIATQEGKFYFLEMNTRLQVEHRVTELITGIDIVEQMIRSAAGQRLALAQTDVRFEGSAIESRILAEDPGRNFLPSAGRLKTYRPPGGEESDGTALRIDSGVHEGDEVSIHYDSLIAKLVTHAPHRTTAIEAQARALDRFVIEGVANNIAFLASVMGHERFRAGRLSTGFIAEEYPRGFTPLAPQGEVSVLFACVAAAIDHVMNERKRKISGQVPLPQPLKFTRMRSVMLGKMRHDVTLDDGSEGLAVCFEETKRACLCVSHWVPGQPVWMGTIDSEALAVQVRPLLNGIHLTHGGFGADARVYTRREAELALLVPEKKPPAGSNVLCCSMPGLVKTISVIAGQSVRTGETLCIIEAMKMETAVCAEFDATVAKIHVQPGDILASDAIIMTFE; this is encoded by the coding sequence ATGTTCAAAAAAATCCTTATTGCGAACCGGGGTGAGATCGCTTGCCGGGTGATCGCAACAGCGCGCCAGATGGGGATTGCAACGGTCGCCGTCTACTCCGATGCCGACAGGGACGCGCTGCATGTGGGGATGGCGGATGAGGCGGTGCGGATCGGGCCTCCGCCCGTGGCCGAAAGCTATCTTGCCATCGAAAATATCATCGCGGCATGCAAGACGGCGGGCGCCGACGCGGTCCATCCCGGCTATGGGTTTTTGTCGGAGCAGGCGACATTCCCACGCGCCTTGGCAGCCAGCAACATCGCTTTTATCGGCCCCAATCCGAGAGCCATCGAAGCGATGGGCGATAAGATCGAAGCCAAGAAGCTCGCGCAAAATGCTGGCGTTACAACAGTGCCGGGGTTTTCCGGCGTCATCGATGACGCGCCAATGGCGGCCGCGATTGCCAAGGATATCGGCTATCCGGTGATCCTCAAAGCTTCAGCCGGCGGCGGCGGAAGAGGAATGCGCATTGTCGAATCAGGGGAGGGGATTGCCGAAGGCTTTGCCCGCGCCACATCGGAAGCAAAGAGCGCTTTCGGCGATGGCCGGGTTTTTATGGAAAAGTTCATCGCCGATCCGCGGCACATTGAAATCCAGGTGCTGGGGGATCAGCATGGAAACCTTATTCATCTTGGCGAACGCGATTGTTCGATCCAGCGCCGCCATCAGAAAGTCATCGAGGAGGCGCCATCCCCTTTCATTGACGAGAAGACCCGCGACAAGATGGGCGAACATGCAATCGCCCTGGCCCGCGCGGTAAAATATGATTCCGCTGGAACTGTCGAATTCATCGCCACGCAAGAGGGAAAATTCTATTTTCTCGAAATGAACACAAGGCTTCAGGTCGAGCACCGGGTGACCGAACTCATCACCGGCATCGACATCGTCGAGCAGATGATACGTTCGGCTGCCGGTCAGAGACTGGCTCTGGCGCAAACCGATGTCCGTTTCGAAGGTTCGGCGATCGAAAGCCGCATCCTGGCCGAAGATCCGGGCCGCAACTTTCTGCCCTCTGCGGGGCGTCTCAAGACGTACCGCCCGCCTGGTGGCGAAGAAAGTGATGGCACTGCACTGCGCATCGATTCAGGTGTCCACGAAGGAGACGAAGTTTCCATCCATTACGATTCGCTGATCGCGAAGCTCGTAACCCATGCACCTCATCGAACGACAGCGATCGAGGCGCAGGCGCGAGCGCTTGATCGTTTCGTCATTGAAGGGGTTGCCAACAACATCGCGTTTCTTGCTTCCGTGATGGGGCATGAACGCTTTCGCGCGGGACGGCTCTCGACGGGATTTATCGCGGAAGAATATCCGCGCGGCTTCACGCCGCTTGCACCGCAAGGTGAAGTCTCGGTGCTGTTCGCCTGTGTGGCGGCGGCAATCGATCACGTAATGAATGAGCGCAAACGCAAGATTTCCGGACAAGTGCCTCTTCCGCAACCGCTGAAGTTTACCCGGATGCGCTCGGTCATGCTCGGCAAGATGCGGCATGACGTGACTCTCGATGATGGAAGCGAAGGTCTCGCCGTTTGCTTCGAGGAGACCAAACGTGCGTGCCTTTGCGTTTCTCATTGGGTGCCAGGCCAGCCAGTCTGGATGGGCACGATCGATAGCGAAGCGCTCGCGGTCCAAGTGCGCCCGCTCCTCAACGGTATCCATTTGACGCATGGTGGTTTTGGTGCGGACGCACGCGTCTATACCCGGCGGGAAGCAGAATTGGCTCTACTCGTCCCAGAGAAAAAGCCGCCGGCGGGGTCCAATGTCCTGTGCTGTTCAATGCCTGGCCTTGTCAAAACAATCTCCGTGATCGCCGGGCAGTCGGTAAGAACCGGCGAAACGCTCTGCATCATTGAAGCGATGAAAATGGAAACCGCCGTTTGCGCGGAATTCGACGCGACGGTTGCGAAAATACACGTTCAGCCCGGCGACATCCTCGCTTCCGATGCGATCATCATGACATTTGAGTAA
- a CDS encoding TonB-dependent receptor: MLFVPRGRVKMSTVVLTLAATPAFTESPAPPSQASTDAGTATITLETLEVISQQLDSARLQIQPSLGASTYYFGPEALETIPQGENAPLNQVMLQMPAVAQDSFGQIHVRGDHANVQFRINGVQLPEGLSVFGQALETRFANSISLLTGALPAQYGFFTAGVLDIQTKTGLTNPGMAITMYGGSFNWLQPSFEYGGHEGPVDWFFTGDYLANGRGIENPAANYNAIHDTTQQLHGFSYMSGIIDPNTRVSVFGGAFDGRFQIPNNPGQIPSLGLNVLGITSFNSNILNEVQHESNQFGVLSLQKHVDDFDMQLSAFVRNSVLSFSPDVIGGLLFNGVTPFARRSDLAEGVQADASWRINDCHTLRGGFLGQVETTAFDTNSFVLPADATGVQTSDVPLSVVDNGARNGGLYGVYLQDEWRLLPALTLNAGVRFDAVNQFTNEKQVSPRVNLVMKATESATVHAGYSRYFVPPPFELVAPAAIALFNNTTAAPAVQQDGIVRAERSHYFDIGVNQIFAPGLTIGLDGYYKLATNLIDEGQFGAPIILTAFNYAKAYVAGGIFTVSYDQGPYSVYGNAAYSRAMGTNINSAQFNFAPDELAYIAQNYIHLDHDQTWTGSAGMAYTFNQGTKYQTRVSADLLAQSGLRSSTPTVPNGGSPPAYMVVNATIIQKLDLGIGQGTELRLDVLNIGDAIYEIRDGSGVGVGAPQFGTRRAILVGMTQRF, translated from the coding sequence ATGCTGTTCGTACCCCGTGGACGGGTAAAAATGAGCACCGTCGTCCTGACACTTGCCGCCACTCCCGCTTTTACGGAGAGTCCCGCCCCACCGTCTCAAGCATCAACCGACGCTGGGACAGCGACCATCACTCTCGAAACACTCGAAGTCATCTCGCAACAACTCGACTCCGCGCGTCTTCAAATTCAGCCGAGCCTCGGCGCCAGTACCTATTACTTTGGCCCAGAGGCGCTTGAGACGATCCCACAAGGCGAAAACGCACCCTTAAACCAGGTCATGCTGCAAATGCCTGCCGTTGCGCAGGACAGTTTTGGCCAGATTCATGTGCGCGGCGATCATGCCAATGTGCAATTCAGGATCAATGGCGTGCAGTTGCCCGAGGGTCTCTCGGTCTTCGGGCAGGCCCTCGAAACCCGCTTCGCCAACAGCATTTCGCTGCTTACCGGTGCGCTGCCCGCGCAATATGGATTTTTTACCGCTGGCGTATTGGACATCCAGACCAAGACCGGTCTCACGAATCCCGGTATGGCTATCACCATGTATGGGGGAAGCTTCAATTGGCTGCAGCCAAGCTTCGAATATGGCGGCCACGAAGGTCCAGTCGATTGGTTTTTCACCGGTGATTATTTGGCGAACGGCCGTGGCATCGAGAACCCCGCCGCGAACTACAATGCAATTCACGACACGACACAGCAGCTCCACGGCTTTTCCTATATGTCGGGCATTATCGATCCCAATACGCGGGTGAGCGTGTTCGGTGGCGCTTTCGACGGGCGGTTTCAAATTCCCAACAACCCTGGCCAAATTCCCTCTCTTGGTCTCAACGTGCTGGGAATAACCTCATTCAACAGCAACATCCTCAACGAGGTCCAGCACGAGTCAAACCAATTCGGCGTGCTGTCACTGCAAAAGCATGTCGATGATTTCGATATGCAACTCTCGGCCTTTGTCCGCAACAGTGTTCTGTCCTTTAGTCCTGACGTGATCGGCGGCCTCTTGTTCAACGGAGTGACCCCTTTCGCGCGGCGGTCCGACCTCGCGGAGGGCGTACAGGCCGATGCAAGCTGGCGGATCAACGACTGCCACACGTTGCGCGGTGGCTTCCTCGGGCAGGTTGAGACCACGGCCTTTGACACAAATTCTTTCGTGCTACCTGCCGATGCGACAGGCGTCCAGACTTCGGATGTGCCGCTTAGCGTTGTCGATAATGGCGCCCGGAACGGCGGTCTTTATGGAGTCTACCTTCAGGATGAATGGCGGCTTTTGCCGGCCCTGACTCTCAACGCCGGTGTGCGCTTCGACGCGGTGAATCAGTTCACCAATGAGAAACAGGTGAGCCCACGTGTGAATTTGGTCATGAAGGCAACCGAGTCCGCAACAGTCCATGCCGGCTATTCCCGCTATTTCGTGCCGCCGCCTTTCGAACTCGTCGCCCCGGCGGCGATCGCGCTTTTCAACAATACGACGGCGGCCCCAGCAGTCCAACAGGACGGCATCGTCAGGGCGGAGCGGTCGCATTATTTCGATATTGGAGTTAATCAAATTTTCGCCCCTGGCCTCACAATCGGTCTCGATGGCTATTACAAACTCGCGACAAATCTCATCGACGAAGGCCAATTCGGCGCACCGATCATTTTAACCGCGTTCAATTACGCCAAGGCCTATGTCGCAGGGGGAATCTTCACCGTAAGTTACGACCAGGGGCCATATTCGGTCTATGGCAATGCCGCCTATTCGCGCGCCATGGGAACAAACATCAACTCCGCGCAGTTCAATTTCGCGCCGGACGAACTGGCTTACATCGCGCAAAACTATATCCATCTCGACCATGATCAGACATGGACTGGCTCGGCGGGCATGGCCTACACCTTCAACCAAGGCACAAAATACCAAACCCGTGTGTCAGCCGATCTCTTGGCGCAAAGCGGCCTGCGCTCCAGCACGCCAACCGTGCCAAACGGCGGATCGCCGCCAGCCTATATGGTCGTCAATGCCACCATCATCCAAAAACTCGATCTCGGGATCGGCCAAGGAACCGAACTTCGCCTCGATGTCTTGAATATCGGTGACGCGATCTATGAAATCCGCGATGGATCCGGGGTTGGCGTCGGCGCGCCGCAATTTGGCACCCGCCGCGCGATCCTTGTGGGGATGACTCAGCGGTTTTAA